AAGGCATTCTGATTCAGTCGTAATACTTTCCTTTCTTGAGTCAAACATTTTCAACTGACATTCTTGCATTTTAATTTCTTGTGTTCTTTGAAGAAATCAATTCCATTCAAAAGCCAATGAAATCTTTCAGTTGGAATTTTATACACTTCCTCCTCTGAGTTCGGCCACGAAAATTTACTCTCTTCCAGTCTCTTCTGCCAAAGGCAAAACCCGCTCTTATCCCAATAGAGCATTTTCAGTTTATCTTTCTTGCGATTGCAGAATAAAAAGAGACTCTCTGAATACGGATCTTTTTTCATTTTACCTTCTACGATTATGGCAAGTGTATTGATCGACTTTCTTAAATCCGTGACTCCAGGCCGTAAATACACTTTTCTGCTCCCTGGATTTAGCTCCATCGTCCCAAACTAAACTGAACGTTCACTTGTAGAAAAGCCTTCCCGGATGAATCTATTTTTAAGGTCTAAAATTCTGATTCTAACAATGACTGAGCGTTTGCAGAGGAAACGGGAATTTCAACGAAGTCGTTCTTCTCTAAATTCTTAAAACGTCCCTCCCAATGATACCGAAACGTTATGTATTGGAGCCGTTTTTCTTTACAATACTGAGGTTGAGAATGTCCACTTTTCGAAAAGTCATCTAACTCTTTGTCTCAATCTATATTCGATTTTTTCATCAAAATAGCTGAACAGATTTATACGATTAGCAAAAGGTGCGTTTGATTAGGCTGTTACATTTTAATCGGAACGGCGCTACGCAGGATTTCCGCTACGATCGCTCACGCTGGGGAAAAACAAAAAAGCCGACCTCGAAGTCGGCAATAGTTGGTACACATATCGTTGATAATATTTGTGAACGGTTTTTCAGAGATTCATTTCGGTAATTTCTCCCTCGAAAAAGCAAGGGCGTATTCAATAACCCTCATGTATTTCGAAACGTGAATCCGTCTTACCGTCTCTTGCAACTTCTTCAAATCACCAAAGAACACTTCCTCTTTTACAAGTCTTCTCCTCTCAGAGTCAAAGTAAACGCAAGGAACAAGTCCGTCCCAAGTTGCATCCACATACATCCGGCGGCCTGTCGTTTGGTCCAAGACAAGCTCGCCGAGCATGAAGCTCGTGTGGAGCGGGGAAAAAG
Above is a window of Leptospira stimsonii DNA encoding:
- the tnpB gene encoding IS66 family insertion sequence element accessory protein TnpB (TnpB, as the term is used for proteins encoded by IS66 family insertion elements, is considered an accessory protein, since TnpC, encoded by a neighboring gene, is a DDE family transposase.), which gives rise to MELNPGSRKVYLRPGVTDLRKSINTLAIIVEGKMKKDPYSESLFLFCNRKKDKLKMLYWDKSGFCLWQKRLEESKFSWPNSEEEVYKIPTERFHWLLNGIDFFKEHKKLKCKNVS